From the Lentisphaera araneosa HTCC2155 genome, the window GATGTTGTTATCTCCGAAGAAGACTGTGGTACTGCTAAAGGTATCCAAGTTGCTGCAATTCGCGTAGGTGATGAAGTGAAGATTTCTCTCATTGACCGTATCGTAGGTCGCGTATCTGTAGATGATATTCACGACCCACTCGCTGAAGGTGACAAAGACGCTTTCATAGTTAAATCTGGTGAAGTTATTGATAAGCACATTGCTAAAGACCTCGAAGACCGCGGTATTGAAGAAGTTAGAATTCGTTCAGTACTGACTTGTGAATCTGATCGTGGTGTTTGCTCAAAATGTTATGGTATCCTTCTTGCTAGCACTAACATTGCTCAGAAAGGTGATGCAGTTGGTATTATCGCAGCGCAATCAATTGGTGAGCCTGGTACACAGCTTACTATGCGTACATTCCACGTTGGTGGTACAGCATCGACTGCCTATAAGCAACCCATGATTAAGCCTAAGTCTGCTGGTACTGTTACCTATATTGACGCGCGTTTGGTCGGCCAAGAAGATGGTAGCCACGTTGTCGTTAATAAAAATGGTAAACTTGCCATTGTTAATGCAAACGGCGTTTATGAAGAAGAGCACCAACTCGTCCCTGGTACACAAGTATTCAAGAAAGAGGGTGATTCGGTTAAAGTTGACGAAATGATCGCTCAGTGGGACCCGTACAATGTTCCGATTATCACTGAAACTAAAGGTCGCGTACACTTCATTGACCTCGTTGACGGTGTAACTTTGAAGCGCGAAATTAACGCGGCTTCTGGTGAAGAAGAAAACGTTGTTCTTGAACACCGTGATGACCTTCACCCACAATTATCTATTGTTGACGCGGAAGGCAATATGCTCGCTCACTACTCAATGCCTAACGGTGCACACATTATCGTTGAAGAAGGTTTTGATGTTGTAGCTGGTGAAGTACTTGCTAAAATCCCACGTCAATCAGCAAAAACGAAAGATATTACTGGTGGTTTACCACGTGTTGCTGAAATCTTTGAAGCTCGTCTTCCAAAGAATCCAGCTGTTATCGCACCAATCGATGGTTACATCGAGTTCGGTCGCGTTAGCAAAGGTAAGCAGCAGCTTACGCTTAACGATCCAGAAAATAATCTTTCAGAATCTATATTGATTCCAACTACTAAACGTATCATCGTTCACAATGGTGAATTTGTACGCAAAGGTTCAACTATCACTGATGGTTCTCCTGTGCTGCAAGATATGCTTGAAGTATGTGGTGCTCAAGAACTTCAGGAATACCTCGTTAACGAAGTTCAAGATGTATACCGTACTCAAGGTGTTGAGATCAATGACAAACACGTTGAAATTGTCGTTCGTCAAATGCTTAGAAAAATCCGTATTGCCGATTCTGGTAGTACTGCTTTCCTCGCTGGTGAACAGGTTGATAAGAAAGCTTTCGAAAAAGAGAACGAGCGCGTTCTTGCCGAAGGTGGACAGCCTGCTGAAGGTGTACCGGTATTACTCGGTGTTACCAAAGCATCTCTCGAAACCGATAGTTTCATTTCTGCAGCATCCTTCCAGGATACAACTCGTATCTTAACTGATGCAGCAACTCTCGGTAAAGTGGATACTCTCGAAGGCTTTAAAGAAAATGTAATCATGGGTCACCTCATTCCAGCTGGCACTGGTATTGAGCAAGCTCGCGACATTAAAGTTGTTAAAGTTGGTCATGTTGAAATCGTCGCTGATATTGACGAAGACGCCGACGACGAGTTCAGCCTTTTACAGTCAACAAACGAGATGCTCAGCCTCGACTAATAAATTATGGGAGTCGGCTTGCAAAAGCCGACACCTACGCTAACCTATCGAACTTTTTTTTGAAAAATAAGTTTAAATACGAATTAAGGAATTGTTAATGCCTACTATTAACCAACTTGTAAGAAAAGGGCGTAAACGTAAAGTTACTAAAAGTACTTCACGCGCTCTTGACAACTGCCCTCAGCGTAGGGGAGTTTGCGTTCAGGTTATGACCAGAACGCCTAAGAAGCCAAACTCGGCTTTACGTAAAGTAGCTCGTGTACGTCTCACTAATGGTGAAGAAGTTTCAGCATACATCGGTGGCGAAGGCCACAACCTCCAAGAACACAGCGTTGTACTTGTTCGCGGTGGCCGTGTTCGTGACCTTCCAGGTGTACGTTATCACGTTGTTCGTGGTGCTCTTGACTGCCTCGGTGTAGACAAGCGTGGCCAAGGTCGTTCTAAATACGGCGCTAAGAAGCCTAAGAAAGGATAAGATTAATGAGAAAAAATCGTGCACCTAAGCGTCCTGTAACTCCTGACGCAAAATACAATAGTGAGCTTCTTTCTCGCCTCATCAACATGGTGATGCAAGACGGTAAGAAATCAACGGCTCAAGCTGTTGTTTACAAAGCTTTAGCTACTGTAACTTCAAAAATCAAAGATTCTGATGCAATCGAAGTTTTCTTCGGCGCAGTAGAAAATATCAAGCCACAAGTAATGGTGAAAAGTCGCCGTGTCGGTGGTGCTAACTACCAAGTACCTGTAGAAGTTGCTCCTGATCGCCAAGTATCACTCGCTATGCGTTGGATGATCACGTTTGCCCAAAACAAAAAGGGTAAGCCAATGGATCAAGCACTTGCGTCTGAAATCATCGATGCTTTCAACAACACTGGTAGTGCTGTTAAGAAGAAAGATGAAGTTCACCGCATGGCAGCAGCCAACAAGGCTTTTGCTCACTACCGCTGGTAGTCTGTAGACTATAGATCGAACCTTAGAACAGTGAGTTGCATATGAGCGGCACTAAGTCAAGTAGTATTAACTCTCTTTCCAAGGTTCGAAATATCGGCATCATGGCTCACATTGATGCTGGTAAAACAACCACCACAGAGAGAGTTCTATTTTACACCGGTAAGAATTATAAAATCGGTGAAGTTCACGATGGTAATACCACGATGGACTGGATGCAGCAGGAACAAGAGCGCGGAATTACGATTACCTCGGCCGCCACGACCTGCTTTTGGAATGATCACAAGATCAATATTATCGACACCCCTGGGCACGTTGACTTCACAGTGGAAGTTGAACGTGCTCTTCGCGTTTTAGATGGCGCAGTTGCCGTCTACTGTGCCGTTGGCGCAGTTCAGCCCCAATCTGAGACTGTCTGGCGTCAAGCGCGTAAATATAACGTTCCCACAATTGCTTTTGTAAATAAAATGGACCGCATTGGTGCGGACTTCGCAAATGTTGTTAGCGAACTTCGCAGCAAACTAGAAGCCAATGCCGTTCCGATTCAGTTGCCAATTGGCGCTGAAGCAGAATTTTCCGGGATTGTTGATTTAATCAAGATGAAAGCCTTCTCCTATAATGGTGAGAAAGGTGAAGAAGTTGTTGAATCAGAAATCCCCGCTGACTTAGCAGAAGATGCTGAGTTTGCACGTACTGAAATGATTGATTCTCTTTCCGAGTTTAGCGATGAGATTGCTGAGCTCTACCTCGAAGAACAAGCGATCCCCGAAGAACTCATCATTTCAGTTTTACGTGAACATACAATTAAAAATGAAGTCGTTCCCGTTTTATGCGGTACGGCATTTAAGAACAAGGGTGTGCAAAGTCTTCTCGATGCGGTTCTCGCAATTTTGCCTGCGCCCAATGAGCTTCCCGATAAAGAAGGTCTCGATCCTAAAAAGGATGAAGCGGTCATTGTTTCAGCAAATCCTAAGGGCCCACTCGTAGCCCTCGTTTTTAAAATCATGACGGATCCCTATGTGGGTCGCATCACTTACGCACGAATTTATTCTGGTACACTCTCAAAGGGTGACAAGGTAGAGAATTTCCGTAATAACAAAAATGAGAAAGTATCTCGTCTTCTACAAATGCACGCCAATTCACAAGAAGATATCAAGACGGCTCAAGCCGGTGATATCGTCGCTATTGTCGGAGCGCGTTTTTGTACAACGGGTGATACTCTTTCCACGAAAGACTTCCCTTGTGTGCTCGAAGAAATGACTTTCCCTGATACGGTGATCTCCATGGTCATCGAGCCAAAATCGAGCTCTGAAAAAGATAAGCTCGAAGTCGCGCTTAAAGCTCTTTCAGACGAAGATCCTACTTTCAATATTTCTTTCAATGAAGAGACCGCCCAAACTCTTATTTCTGGCATGGGTGAACTTCACTTAGAGATTATTGCGGATCGTCTCATCGAGAATTCAAAGTCAATGCAAATACTGGTAATCCACAAGTTCCTATCGTGAAGCCGTAGTGGATTCAGCCGACTATACCGAAACCTTCGTTCGTGAAACGCCTAATGGTAATCTATTTGCCGAAGTTTCACTCCGAGTCGAACCCCTCGAAAGAGGCAAAGGTTTTGTGCTTGACAACAGACTTTCTCCGGGAATTATTCCAGAAGAGCTTGAAAATTCTATAATTGAGGGTATAAACGAATCTTCTCGAACCGGTGTTGAACACGGTTACCCCTTGACGGATACGAAAGTTTCTGTAGTTGGAGCAGCTCATCATTCGACTGATTCCAGCGACATTGCATTCAAAGCCGCCGCTTCAATTGCTCTTCGCAATGCAGCTCTCAAGGCGAAACTTGTTAAACTCGAACCGATGATGAAACTGGAAATTGATACGCCCGAAGAAAATACTGGCGATGTCATTGGCGATATTTCATCTCGACGAGGTTCAGTACTCAACATGGAAAGTGTTGGTAACTTCTCGAAAGTTTCAGCTCACGTTCCGCTAGCAAAGCTTTTCCGTTACACCACGGACTTGCGTTCGCTCACTAAAGGTCGCGCTTCTGCGTCGATTGAGCTTTCGCACTTCACTGAGGTAGCAGAAAATTAATAATAATAACTTAACTTAATAAGTAAGGTAAAAACATATGGCTAAGCAAACCATTAGAATAAGATTGCAATCTTACGACCACGCCGTGCTTGATACATCTGCTTCAGATATCGTCAAGACTGTAAAACGTGCTGGTGCTCGTGTTGCCGGTCCTATTCCTCTGCCCACAAGAGTTGAGCGTTTCACTGTAAACCGCTCTCCCCACGTGAACAAAAAGGCAATGGATCAATTCGAAATCAGAACTCACAAGCGTCTTCTTGACATTGTGGAGCCTACACCCAAATGCGTAGACGAGCTCAAGAAGCTCAACCTCCCCGCTGGTGTAGACATCGCAGTTAAGATATAATAGGAGTTTGTTATGACTGGTATTATTGGTAAAAAATTGGGTATGACTCAGGTATACGACGATAAAGGTCGCCTCGTTCCTGTTACAGTTATTGAAGCTGGTCCTTGCCCAGTACTCGACGTTAAAACTAACGACAAAGATTCTTACTCAGCACTTCAAATCGGTTTCGGTTCTAAGCGCGCTAAGAATGTATCTAAAGCTGTTCTCGGACATCTTGCTAAATCTAACAATCAAGAGAACCCTCCTGCTCTTATCAAAGAAATCCGCCTCGAAGCTGATTCTGATAAAGAAGTCGGTTCAGTTCTCACTGTCGAAGAATTCAGCGATATTGCATACGTTGATGTTATCGGTACGACTAAAGGTCGTGGTTTCCAGGGCGTTGTAAAACGTTGGAACTTCGGTGGCGGTCGTGCATCTCACGGTGGTGACTGGGAACGTAAAGGTGGTTCCATTGGTATGTGTAACTGGCCCGGACGTGTATTTAAAGGCAAAAAAATGCCTGGTCACATGGGTAGTGTTCAGCGTACTTCACAAGGTTTAAAAGTTATTCAGGTTCGTCCTGAAGAAAACATCCTTATGGTGAAAGGTGCTGTTCCTGGTTTTAATGGCGGCGTTGTCGTTGTTAAGAAAGCAATCAAGAAGTAATCGGAGTATTGAATCATGACTAAAGTAAATACTGTAGACTCAAAGGGTCAAGCTTCCGGTGAATTAGAAATCAATTCCAAGTGGCTTGAATTCGAAAAAGGTGAGCAAGCTGTACACGAATCTGTTGTAGCTTTCCTCGCAAGCCTTCGTTCAGGTAGTGCTAATACTAAAACTCGTTCTGAAAAGCGTGGTGGCGGAAGAAAGCCTTGGCGTCAAAAAGGTACGGGTAATGCTCGTGCTGGCTCAACACGCTCTCCTATTTGGACTGGTGGTGGTGTAGCTTTCGGCCCTAAGCCTCGTTCTTATGCAAAAAATGTTAACAAGAAAGTTCGTCGTTTAGCTGTACGTCGCGCACTCGCTGAGCGTATCCAAGCTGAAGAACTTATCGTAGTTGACTCATTCGCATTTGAAAAACCTTCAACTAAAACTGCTATTGCTTTCCTCGAAAGCGTTAATGCTGCTGATCGTCCAGTAATCATCCTTAGCGATGACCTTACTGAAAACATTGAGAATCTTGAAAATACTGCAAAGTCTTTCAACAACGTTTCTCTTGTTATGACGGCTTCAGAAGTTAATGCTTACGATATCCTTTCTGGTAAGAAAGTAATCATCACCAAAGCTGCTCTCGAGCAGGTTGGTCAACGTATTTCTGCGGAGGCTTAAGATGAGCAATTATAAAGTAATTAAAACTGTTGTTCTCACTGAGAAGTCTTCCGCTGCAATGGAAGATCAAAACAAGTACACTTTCAAAGTAGCTTCAAGCGCTAACAAGATCGAGATTGCTAACGCAGTTCAAAAGATCTTCAATGTGAAAGTACAATCTGTCAACACTATGAACTACACTGGTAAGAAGAAGCGTCAGCGCACTGCCATGGCTGGTAAAAAAGCCAACTGGAAGAAAGCGATCGTTACTCTTAAGTCTGGTGAGATTATTAACCTCTACTAGGAGACAGTGAAACATGGCTATTAAAACATATAAACCGACAACACCTTCTCTCCGTAATATGGTGACTGTAATTGACGAGACTATTACTCGCTCAAACTCAGAAAGATCACTTACTAAAGGTAAGAAGAGCACTGGTGGTCGTAATAACGCTGGTCGTATTACTACTCGTTTCCGTGGTGGTGGTGTTAAGCGTAAGTACCGTACTATCGACTTCAAACGTAACAAAGTTGGTGTCCCAGCTAAAGTTGCAGAGATCGAATACGATCCAAACCGTACTGCGAATATCGCACTTCTTCACTATGCAGATGGTGAAAAGCGCTACATCCTCGCTCCTGTTGGTCTTGAAAAAGGCGACACAGTAATGAGTGGTGAAAAAGCTGAATTTAAGCCTGGTAACGCGCTTAAAATCAAAGATATCCCAGTGGGTGTTGTTATTCACAATCTTGAGCTTGAGCCTGGTAAAGGTGCAGTAATGGTTCGTTCAGCTGGTCAAGAGGCCATCTTGCGTGCTAAAGAAACTGACTTTGCTCAGATCAAACTTCCTTCTGGCGAAGTTCGTCTCGTTAACCTCAACTGCATGGCTACAATCGGCGTTGTTGGTAATGCGGATCATCGTAAAGCTAAAATTGGTAAAGCTGGTAAGAAGCGTTTCCAAGGTAAGCGTCCTCACGTTCGCGGTGTAGCGATGAACCCGGTCGATCACCCAATGGGTGGTGGTGAAGGTCGTACTTCTGGTGGTTCTCACCCAGTATCACCTTGGGGTCAACTTTCGAAGGGTTTCAAAACTCGTAACCCTCGTAAGAACTCTTCTAAATTCATTATCGAAAAAAGGAAGAAATAACTTATGCCACGTTCAATTAAAAAAGGTCCATTTGTGGATGCACACCTCGCAGCAAAAGTTGAAAAAGCTACTGCTTCAGGTGACCACAAGGCCATTAAAACTTGGTCGCGCCGTTCTATGATTCTTCCTACTTTCGTAGGTTTGAATTTCGAAGTACACAACGGTAAAGAGTTTATTCCCGTTTTTGTAACTGACAATATGGTTGGTCACAAGCTCGGTGAATTCGCACTTACTCGTGCTTTCAGAACTCACGGTGTTATGTCCGGTAAATAATCTGATCTTTTTCAGTTATTTATAAAAAAAAGAGAGTCTTCGGACTCTCTTTTTTTTTGGTCTGATTTTCTAGAACTGACGTGCTTTGTAAAAGGCATGTAGTCCACGCTTTAGAGGCTGTGTGAAAAACAAGCGTCGTACTCTATTTCCAGCTAAATTTTGTAAAGCAAATTAATTGTGTTTTACATTTATCAAAAATGACCTCCAAAGCGAAGGTAATGTATTTACGATTCAGTCATTTGTCCGGTAAGTATCGCTAGATACTAAAAAAGTGTAGTGTCCCCTTATAAATTGTTCTACCAAAAAGCAAAAAATAAGGAGCACTACACCATGAGTATACAAATAGCGAACTCTCAAGAAAATCAAAGTCGTCGCTTATCTTTAAAAACAATGAACCAGCAAATGAGTCACTTGGCGGTTCATGGAGCGGGCCTAAGTCCCTGGGAAGCCAAAGAACTGGTTCGCATGATAGATGAGGTCTATTTTTCCTATAGCCAAAAGGAACTTAAAGAAGGTCAACTCAAGTACAACTGCGTCTCGACCAAGGAAGGTGCAGGTAAGGCACTCAAAGACTGTGAAATGATAAGCGTCACTCTAAGTGTATTCAGTGATTTTGACGAAGAAGAGTTGCCCAATAGAAAAAATAAACAACGGCAAGTTGTTCGCCGTCAGCGTAGATTAATACGTTTGAGCGAAGAGGCTCGCGATCAAGGAGGTCTATTAAGCCAGGAGGATTTGGCCAAGCTGTTGATGTGCGATACAAAAACGATCCGATGTGATATCAAACACTTACAAGAGGAAGGTATTGTCATTCCGACGCGTGGCCAACAAAAAGATATTGGTCCTGGAGTTACACACCGTGAATTGGTCATTCGTCATTGGGTGGAAGGCAAAGAAGAAGTTGAAGTTGCGAGTGCTACAAAACATTCGATGGGCGCCGTTGAGAGTTACCTTCAAAAGTTTAAAGTTGCGGTTTACTTACGGGTAGGGAAGAGCTTCACTGACCATGAAATCGCGGTAGTTGCAGGAATCTCACAACGCGGCGTGAAGACATTCCTTAAGATTTACGACGAGTTTAAGAATAAAGATATGTTCAAACATCGTCTGGATGAAATCCTGCTTACAGGAGATGAATACTATAAGGAAGTTGGCGAAAAAAAAGACTCACTACTGTCGAATCTGTCCTGCCTCACTTAAAGGTTCGCAATTTTGGATGTCAGATTTTCAGCTTATAATAAAACAAGAAAATAAGCAAGGAATAAGCTATGTCTGAAAAAGCAAGAAACCATATTAGCAGTGCAGAGAAAGTGTTAGCTGTTAAACGTCATTTACTCGAAGGAGTCGAGGTATCGGTAATTTGTGAAGAGTTAGATATCAACCCAAATCGTTTCTATGAATGGCAAAGTAAGCTCTTTAGCAATGGATCAGAAGCGTTAACACCGTCAAAGGAATCGCGAGCGGTCAAGAAAAAGATTGAAACTTTAGAGTCAAAAATTCGTCAAAAAGATCAAGTCGTCGTAGAACTTGCCAGCGAACTGATCGAAGCCAAAAAAAAAGCTGGGGAACTTTAAATAAACTTTGGGTTGAGCCTGATTTACGCGATGAGATCGTTGATTTCGTAGCTGATAAGAAGGCTCAATGCAAAATAAGCGAAGAACGCCTACTAGTATATATCGGCATTAGCCGAAGGAGGTTTTATGACTGGAAACAAGCTCATGGAGAACCTCGGAAATACTCTGATAACTTTATACGGACGAATATGATTACGAATCAAGAGAAAGAGGCTATTATTGATTTCTATCTATGCCACCCTTCGGATGGCTATCGTCGTTGTGCTTACATGATGATTGATCAGGATATTGCCTACGTTCAACCATCTTCCGTATACAGGGTCTTAAGCAAAGCTGGCGTTATGAGAAACCGTAACGCCAAAGAAAGTAAAAAAGGTACAGGCTTTGTACAGCCGCTAAAGGCTCATGAACAATGGCATTCCGATATTACTAACATCACTGCTGGTGATACGGTGTATTATCTAATCAGTATTCTCGATGGATATAGCCGCTCCATTATTGCCTGGGAATTAAGGGAAAGTATGAAAGTGCAAGATGTTAATATCGTTTTTCAAAAAGCTAAGGAACTTTATCCTGAGGCTCGACCACGGTGCATCAGTGATAACGGCTCACAATACAAATGTAAGGAGTTTTCACAATTCATTACCCGCAATGAATATTCACATACAAGCACATCGCCTTATTATCCGCAAAGTAATGGCAAGCAAGAGCGTTTTC encodes:
- the rpsL gene encoding 30S ribosomal protein S12, whose amino-acid sequence is MPTINQLVRKGRKRKVTKSTSRALDNCPQRRGVCVQVMTRTPKKPNSALRKVARVRLTNGEEVSAYIGGEGHNLQEHSVVLVRGGRVRDLPGVRYHVVRGALDCLGVDKRGQGRSKYGAKKPKKG
- a CDS encoding IS3 family transposase; this encodes MVDFVADKKAQCKISEERLLVYIGISRRRFYDWKQAHGEPRKYSDNFIRTNMITNQEKEAIIDFYLCHPSDGYRRCAYMMIDQDIAYVQPSSVYRVLSKAGVMRNRNAKESKKGTGFVQPLKAHEQWHSDITNITAGDTVYYLISILDGYSRSIIAWELRESMKVQDVNIVFQKAKELYPEARPRCISDNGSQYKCKEFSQFITRNEYSHTSTSPYYPQSNGKQERFHGSLKKECIRVNCPLSMADAKRLIGEYIEYYNTQRLHSSIYYIAPHDRLNGLTQQILDKRDQKLKLAKQKRMESNSIISMQPHFSKNTSMEGEVGGMRG
- a CDS encoding transposase, with amino-acid sequence MSEKARNHISSAEKVLAVKRHLLEGVEVSVICEELDINPNRFYEWQSKLFSNGSEALTPSKESRAVKKKIETLESKIRQKDQVVVELASELIEAKKKAGEL
- a CDS encoding DUF1670 domain-containing protein, which gives rise to MSIQIANSQENQSRRLSLKTMNQQMSHLAVHGAGLSPWEAKELVRMIDEVYFSYSQKELKEGQLKYNCVSTKEGAGKALKDCEMISVTLSVFSDFDEEELPNRKNKQRQVVRRQRRLIRLSEEARDQGGLLSQEDLAKLLMCDTKTIRCDIKHLQEEGIVIPTRGQQKDIGPGVTHRELVIRHWVEGKEEVEVASATKHSMGAVESYLQKFKVAVYLRVGKSFTDHEIAVVAGISQRGVKTFLKIYDEFKNKDMFKHRLDEILLTGDEYYKEVGEKKDSLLSNLSCLT
- the rplW gene encoding 50S ribosomal protein L23, which produces MSNYKVIKTVVLTEKSSAAMEDQNKYTFKVASSANKIEIANAVQKIFNVKVQSVNTMNYTGKKKRQRTAMAGKKANWKKAIVTLKSGEIINLY
- the rplD gene encoding 50S ribosomal protein L4, translated to MTKVNTVDSKGQASGELEINSKWLEFEKGEQAVHESVVAFLASLRSGSANTKTRSEKRGGGRKPWRQKGTGNARAGSTRSPIWTGGGVAFGPKPRSYAKNVNKKVRRLAVRRALAERIQAEELIVVDSFAFEKPSTKTAIAFLESVNAADRPVIILSDDLTENIENLENTAKSFNNVSLVMTASEVNAYDILSGKKVIITKAALEQVGQRISAEA
- the rpsG gene encoding 30S ribosomal protein S7, encoding MRKNRAPKRPVTPDAKYNSELLSRLINMVMQDGKKSTAQAVVYKALATVTSKIKDSDAIEVFFGAVENIKPQVMVKSRRVGGANYQVPVEVAPDRQVSLAMRWMITFAQNKKGKPMDQALASEIIDAFNNTGSAVKKKDEVHRMAAANKAFAHYRW
- the rpsS gene encoding 30S ribosomal protein S19; translation: MPRSIKKGPFVDAHLAAKVEKATASGDHKAIKTWSRRSMILPTFVGLNFEVHNGKEFIPVFVTDNMVGHKLGEFALTRAFRTHGVMSGK
- the rplB gene encoding 50S ribosomal protein L2, translating into MAIKTYKPTTPSLRNMVTVIDETITRSNSERSLTKGKKSTGGRNNAGRITTRFRGGGVKRKYRTIDFKRNKVGVPAKVAEIEYDPNRTANIALLHYADGEKRYILAPVGLEKGDTVMSGEKAEFKPGNALKIKDIPVGVVIHNLELEPGKGAVMVRSAGQEAILRAKETDFAQIKLPSGEVRLVNLNCMATIGVVGNADHRKAKIGKAGKKRFQGKRPHVRGVAMNPVDHPMGGGEGRTSGGSHPVSPWGQLSKGFKTRNPRKNSSKFIIEKRKK
- the rpsJ gene encoding 30S ribosomal protein S10, whose product is MAKQTIRIRLQSYDHAVLDTSASDIVKTVKRAGARVAGPIPLPTRVERFTVNRSPHVNKKAMDQFEIRTHKRLLDIVEPTPKCVDELKKLNLPAGVDIAVKI
- the rplC gene encoding 50S ribosomal protein L3, with the translated sequence MTGIIGKKLGMTQVYDDKGRLVPVTVIEAGPCPVLDVKTNDKDSYSALQIGFGSKRAKNVSKAVLGHLAKSNNQENPPALIKEIRLEADSDKEVGSVLTVEEFSDIAYVDVIGTTKGRGFQGVVKRWNFGGGRASHGGDWERKGGSIGMCNWPGRVFKGKKMPGHMGSVQRTSQGLKVIQVRPEENILMVKGAVPGFNGGVVVVKKAIKK